One Lutzomyia longipalpis isolate SR_M1_2022 chromosome 4, ASM2433408v1 DNA segment encodes these proteins:
- the LOC129796037 gene encoding huntingtin-interacting protein 1 isoform X1: protein MASIHLPSILQPKKSHAEIEQEQFLKCLTISISKALNPAEFPLKVKHARAAIIGTFHSGGAHSFWAIALRQPLQENRITAWKFCHLLHKVLREGHPLSCQHSLRQRGMLTELGKLWGHLKDGYGACIKQYTKLLVTKLEFHDRNPRFPGSMALKKGELEHIGGNDINYYFHLAVEMFDYLDEIIALQDAVFKSLTSFHVSSMTSAGQCRVAPLIPCIQDSSPLYDFLVRIMFKLHSNLPAELLTGHRERFRTAFGQLSKFYDESRSLQYFMTLITVPQLPSHAPNFSSQVDFGEYQAPVVVIPDQEPEPDVEEFVDNLVDMTVQQQRPHEVEQPPPPPAVDFEKLIIERDELIRHLQLEVDRLGRTVKSCNVENRELQTRFEEQMATMHSELAQAQDEMELIKMQKEELELKAETAPTLEQKAIAEEERAKASEEKFQKLKTMYGQIRDEHVKLLRQHGEVSKQLATTSKMISDVTKEKEELRCKLEDLEHEQAKAEEHLQQSSNVVRQENEELQAKFKELQEKFEDMEASRSAEIAELRITCENLSKSMEEAKIENEQLQTAREDLSGEKESLTANLDALKASHVEEIGNLQKEIEHLRVELEKGSKETTELQEDFEKQIATLQSEKDELDAKLAEVLVEREKEVEVLNCKYSEEVKKGEELKAELEETIKQVEDEREALKTDKENLCQEIEGLKNDLQSKSEEMESIQGTLEAQLSKAKGEIEALKGNIEDIKTKHELLVQNYDRLMLERSDRECDLQDLLHQQTELEEKHVATLETVGNLEAALKDAQIHGEVVVRSLLEACIKSSEALATRAVSEDEFSSGPAGSAAYFGLLAEELTDVLTKLGIGHEQYVADNSSVETFARKIIMAGHLMATVQMQGAIVCSSTSDIEYGEQIAEELKNWYNKHHVGLFESLLSTKDTAVAANCLSETKTHLQAIAERVGALSKKLDPTENIGDMFEQELSSMDKAIEEAATRIEEMLSASRASDSGVKLEVNEKILDACTSLMQAIRVLVQKSRLVQGEIVAVGKGTATAKEFYKRNHQWTEGLISAAKSVAQGANFLVVAANKAVSGDAKHQLDLVVAAQEIAASTTQLVVASRVKAPRGSGNLAALGAASKNVTQSTATVVATAKDCTKRLEDSQDLDLEKLTVHQAKRMEMELKVRVLELEQALESERLLLAAFRRKNYQSGEEGNKV from the exons ATGGCTTCAATTCATCTGCCCTCCATCCTGCAACCGAAGAAATCTCATGCAGAAATTGAGCAGGAGCAATTCCTCAAGTGCTTG ACCATCAGTATCAGCAAGGCTCTCAATCCTGCGGAGTTTCCACTGAAGGTGAAACATGCGCGGGCAGCAATTATTGGGACATTCCACAGTGGTGGAGCCCATTCTTTTTGGGCAATTGCCCTGCGCCAGCCTCTTCAGGAGAATCGCATCACAGCGTGGAAATTTTGTCATTTACTGCACAAAGTGCTGCGGGAGGGGCACCCACTGTCGTGTCAGCACTCACTGAGACAACGTGGAATGCTCACGGAGCTAGGGAAGCTCTGGGGGCACCTCAAGGATGGCTATGGGGCATGCATAAAGCAGTACACGAAGCTCTTGGTGACAAAGTTGGAGTTTCACGATAGAAATCCACGATTTCCGGGGAGTATGGCACTGAAGAAGGGGGAATTGGAGCATATTGGGGGCAATGACATCAACTACTA TTTCCATTTGGCCGTTGAAATGTTTGACTATCTCGACGAAATAATCGCCCTCCAGGATGCAG TTTTCAAAAGTCTAACTTCGTTCCATGTGAGTTCGATGACATCTGCTGGTCAGTGTCGTGTTGCTCCACTCATTCCCTGTATTCAAGATTCGAGTCCCCTGTATGACTTCCTTGTGCGCATAATGtttaaattgcattcaaaTTTACCCGCGGAACTGCTGACGGGACATCGTGAGCGCTTCCGGACTGCCTTTGGGCAGCTCTCAAAGTTCTACGATGAATCACGGAGTTTGCAATACTTCATGACGCTCATCACGGTGCCCCAGCTACCGTCGCATGCTCCAAATTTCTCCTCCCAAGTTGATTTTGGGGAATATCAAGCACCCGTTGTTGTGATCCCGGATCAAGAGCCCGAGCCTGATGTTGAGGAGTTTGTGGATAATCTCGTGGATATGACGGTGCAACAGCAACGACCGCACGAAGTTGAGCAACCACCGCCACCACCGGCagttgattttgaaaaattaatcatcgAAAGGGACGAATTAATTAGGCATTTGCAATTGGAAGTTGATCGTCTGGGGCGTACGGTTAAGAGTTGCAATGTGGAAAATCGGGAGCTACAGACACGGTTTGAGGAGCAAATGGCCACGATGCATTCAGAGCTGGCACAGGCACAGGATGAGATGGAGCTGATAAAGATGCAAAAGGAAGAGCTTGAATTGAAAGCTGAAACTGCACCAACATTGGAGCAGAAGGCCATTGCGGAGGAGGAACGTGCAAAAGCGAGTGAGGAGAAATTTCAGAAATTGAAAACAATGTATGGTCAAATACGGGATGAGCATGTGAAGCTCCTGAGGCAACATGGAGAGGTGAGTAAGCAACTTGCAACGACGTCAAAGATGATTTCGGATGTTACCAAAGAGAAGGAAGAATTGAGGTGCAAACTCGAAGATTTGGAGCATGAGCAGGCAAAAGCGGAGGAACATCTGCAGCAGAGCTCCAATGTGGTGCGTCAGGAGAATGAGGAATTGCAGGCAAAATTCAAGGAGCTTCAGGAGAAATTTGAAGATATGGAAGCAAGTAGATCAGCTGAAATTGCCGAATTGCGAATAACATGTGAGAACTTGAGTAAATCCATGGAGGAGGCAAAGATTGAGAATGAACAACTACAGACAGCAAGGGAGGATCTAAGTGGTGAGAAGGAATCTCTCACTGCGAATTTGGATGCACTCAAAGCCAGTCATGTTGAGGAAATTGGTAATTTGCAGAAGGAGATTGAGCATCTAAGGGTGGAGCTTGAGAAGGGTTCCAAAGAGACGACGGAGCTGCAGGAGGATTTTGAGAAACAAATTGCAACGCTGCAGAGTGAAAAGGATGAGCTGGATGCGAAATTAGCTGAAGTGCTGGTGGAGCGAGAGAAGGAAGTTGAGGTGCTAAATTGTAAATACAGCGAAGAAGTCAAGAAGGGTGAAGAGCTCAAGGCAGAACTCGAGGAGACGATTAAACAAGTTGAAGATGAGAGAGAAGCACTCAAAACAGATAAAGAGAATCTTTGTCAGGAGATTGAAGGCCTTAAAAATGATCTACAAAGTAAATCCGAAGAAATGGAAAGCATCCAGGGGACTCTGGAAGCACAGCTGAGTAAAGCAAAGGGCGAAATTGAGGCACTCAAGGGTAATATTGAGGACATTAAAACTAAACACGAG cttctcGTGCAGAACTACGATCGTCTGATGTTGGAAAGATCTGATAGGGAATGTGATTTGCAAGATTTACTTCATCAACAGACCGAATTGGAGGAGAAGCACGTTGCAACATTGGAGACCGTTGGGAATCTCGAGGCTGCCCTCAAGGATGCTCAAATTCACGGAGAAGTCGTTGTACGATCACTCCTGGAGGCGTGCATCAAGTCCAGCGAGGCATTGGCAACAAGGGCTGTTTCTGAGGATGAATTCAGCAGTGGACCAGCCGGAAGTGCCGCCTACTTTGGGCTCTTGGCCGAAGAACTCACGGATGTGCTGACAAAATTGGGAATTGGGCATGAGCAGTATGTGGCGGATAATTCAAGTGTTGAGACATTTGCGCGCAAAATTATCATGGCGGGACACCTCATGGCAACCGTTCAAATGCAAGGAGCCATCGTCTGTAGCTCCACGTCTGACATTGAATATGGAGAAC AAATTGCTGAAGAACTCAAAAATTGGTACAATAAGCATCACGTGGGGCTTTTTGAGAGTCTCCTCAGTACAAAGGACACTGCAGTTGCTGCAAATTGCCTCAGTGAGACCAAGACACACCTCCAGGCAATTGCTGAACGTGTTGGGGCATTGAGTAAGAAGTTGGATCCAACGGAAAATATCGGGGATATGTTTGAGCAGGAGCTATCGAGTATGGATAAGGCCATTGAGGAGGCAGCTACGCGCATTGAGGAGATGCTGTCGGCGTCTCGGGCATCGGATTCGGGTGTGAAGTTGGaggtgaatgaaaaaattctcgaTGCATGCACATCCCTCATGCAGGCCATACGGGTGTTGGTGCAGAAATCGCGTCTTGTACAGGGAGAAATTGTTGCCGTGGGCAAGGGTACGGCGACAGCAAAGGAATTCTACAAGAGGAACCATCAGTGGACCGAAGGGCTCATTTCGGCAGCTAAGAGTGTCGCACAGGGGGCTAATTTCCTCGTTGTGGCTGCCAATAAGGCGGTATCGGGTGATGCTAAGCATCAATTGGACTTGGTAGTGGCTGCACAAGAGATTGCAGCCTCCACAACGCAACTCGTGGTGGCGAGTCGTGTTAAAGCGCCCCGTGGAAGTGGGAATCTTGCTGCGCTTGGTGCTGCTTCGAAGAATGTGACACAATCAACGGCAACTGTTGTGGCAACAGCCAAGGATTGCACGAAACGCCTCGAGGATTCGCAGGATTTGGACTTGGAGAAGCTCACGGTGCATCAGGCAAAACGCATGGAGATGGAACTGAAGGTACGTGTGCTGGAGCTGGAGCAAGCTCTGGAATCCGAGAGACTTCTCTTAGCGGCATTCCggaggaaaaattatcaatcCGGCGAGGAGGGGAACAAAGTATAA
- the LOC129796037 gene encoding huntingtin-interacting protein 1 isoform X3, translated as MASIHLPSILQPKKSHAEIEQEQFLKCLTISISKALNPAEFPLKVKHARAAIIGTFHSGGAHSFWAIALRQPLQENRITAWKFCHLLHKVLREGHPLSCQHSLRQRGMLTELGKLWGHLKDGYGACIKQYTKLLVTKLEFHDRNPRFPGSMALKKGELEHIGGNDINYYFHLAVEMFDYLDEIIALQDAVFKSLTSFHVSSMTSAGQCRVAPLIPCIQDSSPLYDFLVRIMFKLHSNLPAELLTGHRERFRTAFGQLSKFYDESRSLQYFMTLITVPQLPSHAPNFSSQVDFGEYQAPVVVIPDQEPEPDVEEFVDNLVDMTVQQQRPHEVEQPPPPPAVDFEKLIIERDELIRHLQLEVDRLGRTVKSCNVENRELQTRFEEQMATMHSELAQAQDEMELIKMQKEELELKAETAPTLEQKAIAEEERAKASEEKFQKLKTMYGQIRDEHVKLLRQHGEVSKQLATTSKMISDVTKEKEELRCKLEDLEHEQAKAEEHLQQSSNVVRQENEELQAKFKELQEKFEDMEASRSAEIAELRITCENLSKSMEEAKIENEQLQTAREDLSGEKESLTANLDALKASHVEEIGNLQKEIEHLRVELEKGSKETTELQEDFEKQIATLQSEKDELDAKLAEVLVEREKEVEVLNCKYSEEVKKGEELKAELEETIKQVEDEREALKTDKENLCQEIEGLKNDLQSKSEEMESIQGTLEAQLSKAKGEIEALKGNIEDIKTKHETELEEKHVATLETVGNLEAALKDAQIHGEVVVRSLLEACIKSSEALATRAVSEDEFSSGPAGSAAYFGLLAEELTDVLTKLGIGHEQYVADNSSVETFARKIIMAGHLMATVQMQGAIVCSSTSDIEYGEQIAEELKNWYNKHHVGLFESLLSTKDTAVAANCLSETKTHLQAIAERVGALSKKLDPTENIGDMFEQELSSMDKAIEEAATRIEEMLSASRASDSGVKLEVNEKILDACTSLMQAIRVLVQKSRLVQGEIVAVGKGTATAKEFYKRNHQWTEGLISAAKSVAQGANFLVVAANKAVSGDAKHQLDLVVAAQEIAASTTQLVVASRVKAPRGSGNLAALGAASKNVTQSTATVVATAKDCTKRLEDSQDLDLEKLTVHQAKRMEMELKVRVLELEQALESERLLLAAFRRKNYQSGEEGNKV; from the exons ATGGCTTCAATTCATCTGCCCTCCATCCTGCAACCGAAGAAATCTCATGCAGAAATTGAGCAGGAGCAATTCCTCAAGTGCTTG ACCATCAGTATCAGCAAGGCTCTCAATCCTGCGGAGTTTCCACTGAAGGTGAAACATGCGCGGGCAGCAATTATTGGGACATTCCACAGTGGTGGAGCCCATTCTTTTTGGGCAATTGCCCTGCGCCAGCCTCTTCAGGAGAATCGCATCACAGCGTGGAAATTTTGTCATTTACTGCACAAAGTGCTGCGGGAGGGGCACCCACTGTCGTGTCAGCACTCACTGAGACAACGTGGAATGCTCACGGAGCTAGGGAAGCTCTGGGGGCACCTCAAGGATGGCTATGGGGCATGCATAAAGCAGTACACGAAGCTCTTGGTGACAAAGTTGGAGTTTCACGATAGAAATCCACGATTTCCGGGGAGTATGGCACTGAAGAAGGGGGAATTGGAGCATATTGGGGGCAATGACATCAACTACTA TTTCCATTTGGCCGTTGAAATGTTTGACTATCTCGACGAAATAATCGCCCTCCAGGATGCAG TTTTCAAAAGTCTAACTTCGTTCCATGTGAGTTCGATGACATCTGCTGGTCAGTGTCGTGTTGCTCCACTCATTCCCTGTATTCAAGATTCGAGTCCCCTGTATGACTTCCTTGTGCGCATAATGtttaaattgcattcaaaTTTACCCGCGGAACTGCTGACGGGACATCGTGAGCGCTTCCGGACTGCCTTTGGGCAGCTCTCAAAGTTCTACGATGAATCACGGAGTTTGCAATACTTCATGACGCTCATCACGGTGCCCCAGCTACCGTCGCATGCTCCAAATTTCTCCTCCCAAGTTGATTTTGGGGAATATCAAGCACCCGTTGTTGTGATCCCGGATCAAGAGCCCGAGCCTGATGTTGAGGAGTTTGTGGATAATCTCGTGGATATGACGGTGCAACAGCAACGACCGCACGAAGTTGAGCAACCACCGCCACCACCGGCagttgattttgaaaaattaatcatcgAAAGGGACGAATTAATTAGGCATTTGCAATTGGAAGTTGATCGTCTGGGGCGTACGGTTAAGAGTTGCAATGTGGAAAATCGGGAGCTACAGACACGGTTTGAGGAGCAAATGGCCACGATGCATTCAGAGCTGGCACAGGCACAGGATGAGATGGAGCTGATAAAGATGCAAAAGGAAGAGCTTGAATTGAAAGCTGAAACTGCACCAACATTGGAGCAGAAGGCCATTGCGGAGGAGGAACGTGCAAAAGCGAGTGAGGAGAAATTTCAGAAATTGAAAACAATGTATGGTCAAATACGGGATGAGCATGTGAAGCTCCTGAGGCAACATGGAGAGGTGAGTAAGCAACTTGCAACGACGTCAAAGATGATTTCGGATGTTACCAAAGAGAAGGAAGAATTGAGGTGCAAACTCGAAGATTTGGAGCATGAGCAGGCAAAAGCGGAGGAACATCTGCAGCAGAGCTCCAATGTGGTGCGTCAGGAGAATGAGGAATTGCAGGCAAAATTCAAGGAGCTTCAGGAGAAATTTGAAGATATGGAAGCAAGTAGATCAGCTGAAATTGCCGAATTGCGAATAACATGTGAGAACTTGAGTAAATCCATGGAGGAGGCAAAGATTGAGAATGAACAACTACAGACAGCAAGGGAGGATCTAAGTGGTGAGAAGGAATCTCTCACTGCGAATTTGGATGCACTCAAAGCCAGTCATGTTGAGGAAATTGGTAATTTGCAGAAGGAGATTGAGCATCTAAGGGTGGAGCTTGAGAAGGGTTCCAAAGAGACGACGGAGCTGCAGGAGGATTTTGAGAAACAAATTGCAACGCTGCAGAGTGAAAAGGATGAGCTGGATGCGAAATTAGCTGAAGTGCTGGTGGAGCGAGAGAAGGAAGTTGAGGTGCTAAATTGTAAATACAGCGAAGAAGTCAAGAAGGGTGAAGAGCTCAAGGCAGAACTCGAGGAGACGATTAAACAAGTTGAAGATGAGAGAGAAGCACTCAAAACAGATAAAGAGAATCTTTGTCAGGAGATTGAAGGCCTTAAAAATGATCTACAAAGTAAATCCGAAGAAATGGAAAGCATCCAGGGGACTCTGGAAGCACAGCTGAGTAAAGCAAAGGGCGAAATTGAGGCACTCAAGGGTAATATTGAGGACATTAAAACTAAACACGAG ACCGAATTGGAGGAGAAGCACGTTGCAACATTGGAGACCGTTGGGAATCTCGAGGCTGCCCTCAAGGATGCTCAAATTCACGGAGAAGTCGTTGTACGATCACTCCTGGAGGCGTGCATCAAGTCCAGCGAGGCATTGGCAACAAGGGCTGTTTCTGAGGATGAATTCAGCAGTGGACCAGCCGGAAGTGCCGCCTACTTTGGGCTCTTGGCCGAAGAACTCACGGATGTGCTGACAAAATTGGGAATTGGGCATGAGCAGTATGTGGCGGATAATTCAAGTGTTGAGACATTTGCGCGCAAAATTATCATGGCGGGACACCTCATGGCAACCGTTCAAATGCAAGGAGCCATCGTCTGTAGCTCCACGTCTGACATTGAATATGGAGAAC AAATTGCTGAAGAACTCAAAAATTGGTACAATAAGCATCACGTGGGGCTTTTTGAGAGTCTCCTCAGTACAAAGGACACTGCAGTTGCTGCAAATTGCCTCAGTGAGACCAAGACACACCTCCAGGCAATTGCTGAACGTGTTGGGGCATTGAGTAAGAAGTTGGATCCAACGGAAAATATCGGGGATATGTTTGAGCAGGAGCTATCGAGTATGGATAAGGCCATTGAGGAGGCAGCTACGCGCATTGAGGAGATGCTGTCGGCGTCTCGGGCATCGGATTCGGGTGTGAAGTTGGaggtgaatgaaaaaattctcgaTGCATGCACATCCCTCATGCAGGCCATACGGGTGTTGGTGCAGAAATCGCGTCTTGTACAGGGAGAAATTGTTGCCGTGGGCAAGGGTACGGCGACAGCAAAGGAATTCTACAAGAGGAACCATCAGTGGACCGAAGGGCTCATTTCGGCAGCTAAGAGTGTCGCACAGGGGGCTAATTTCCTCGTTGTGGCTGCCAATAAGGCGGTATCGGGTGATGCTAAGCATCAATTGGACTTGGTAGTGGCTGCACAAGAGATTGCAGCCTCCACAACGCAACTCGTGGTGGCGAGTCGTGTTAAAGCGCCCCGTGGAAGTGGGAATCTTGCTGCGCTTGGTGCTGCTTCGAAGAATGTGACACAATCAACGGCAACTGTTGTGGCAACAGCCAAGGATTGCACGAAACGCCTCGAGGATTCGCAGGATTTGGACTTGGAGAAGCTCACGGTGCATCAGGCAAAACGCATGGAGATGGAACTGAAGGTACGTGTGCTGGAGCTGGAGCAAGCTCTGGAATCCGAGAGACTTCTCTTAGCGGCATTCCggaggaaaaattatcaatcCGGCGAGGAGGGGAACAAAGTATAA
- the LOC129796037 gene encoding huntingtin-interacting protein 1 isoform X2, with protein sequence MAQSDKVFYQLTISISKALNPAEFPLKVKHARAAIIGTFHSGGAHSFWAIALRQPLQENRITAWKFCHLLHKVLREGHPLSCQHSLRQRGMLTELGKLWGHLKDGYGACIKQYTKLLVTKLEFHDRNPRFPGSMALKKGELEHIGGNDINYYFHLAVEMFDYLDEIIALQDAVFKSLTSFHVSSMTSAGQCRVAPLIPCIQDSSPLYDFLVRIMFKLHSNLPAELLTGHRERFRTAFGQLSKFYDESRSLQYFMTLITVPQLPSHAPNFSSQVDFGEYQAPVVVIPDQEPEPDVEEFVDNLVDMTVQQQRPHEVEQPPPPPAVDFEKLIIERDELIRHLQLEVDRLGRTVKSCNVENRELQTRFEEQMATMHSELAQAQDEMELIKMQKEELELKAETAPTLEQKAIAEEERAKASEEKFQKLKTMYGQIRDEHVKLLRQHGEVSKQLATTSKMISDVTKEKEELRCKLEDLEHEQAKAEEHLQQSSNVVRQENEELQAKFKELQEKFEDMEASRSAEIAELRITCENLSKSMEEAKIENEQLQTAREDLSGEKESLTANLDALKASHVEEIGNLQKEIEHLRVELEKGSKETTELQEDFEKQIATLQSEKDELDAKLAEVLVEREKEVEVLNCKYSEEVKKGEELKAELEETIKQVEDEREALKTDKENLCQEIEGLKNDLQSKSEEMESIQGTLEAQLSKAKGEIEALKGNIEDIKTKHELLVQNYDRLMLERSDRECDLQDLLHQQTELEEKHVATLETVGNLEAALKDAQIHGEVVVRSLLEACIKSSEALATRAVSEDEFSSGPAGSAAYFGLLAEELTDVLTKLGIGHEQYVADNSSVETFARKIIMAGHLMATVQMQGAIVCSSTSDIEYGEQIAEELKNWYNKHHVGLFESLLSTKDTAVAANCLSETKTHLQAIAERVGALSKKLDPTENIGDMFEQELSSMDKAIEEAATRIEEMLSASRASDSGVKLEVNEKILDACTSLMQAIRVLVQKSRLVQGEIVAVGKGTATAKEFYKRNHQWTEGLISAAKSVAQGANFLVVAANKAVSGDAKHQLDLVVAAQEIAASTTQLVVASRVKAPRGSGNLAALGAASKNVTQSTATVVATAKDCTKRLEDSQDLDLEKLTVHQAKRMEMELKVRVLELEQALESERLLLAAFRRKNYQSGEEGNKV encoded by the exons ATGGCACAGTCTGACAAAGTCTTTTATCAGTTG ACCATCAGTATCAGCAAGGCTCTCAATCCTGCGGAGTTTCCACTGAAGGTGAAACATGCGCGGGCAGCAATTATTGGGACATTCCACAGTGGTGGAGCCCATTCTTTTTGGGCAATTGCCCTGCGCCAGCCTCTTCAGGAGAATCGCATCACAGCGTGGAAATTTTGTCATTTACTGCACAAAGTGCTGCGGGAGGGGCACCCACTGTCGTGTCAGCACTCACTGAGACAACGTGGAATGCTCACGGAGCTAGGGAAGCTCTGGGGGCACCTCAAGGATGGCTATGGGGCATGCATAAAGCAGTACACGAAGCTCTTGGTGACAAAGTTGGAGTTTCACGATAGAAATCCACGATTTCCGGGGAGTATGGCACTGAAGAAGGGGGAATTGGAGCATATTGGGGGCAATGACATCAACTACTA TTTCCATTTGGCCGTTGAAATGTTTGACTATCTCGACGAAATAATCGCCCTCCAGGATGCAG TTTTCAAAAGTCTAACTTCGTTCCATGTGAGTTCGATGACATCTGCTGGTCAGTGTCGTGTTGCTCCACTCATTCCCTGTATTCAAGATTCGAGTCCCCTGTATGACTTCCTTGTGCGCATAATGtttaaattgcattcaaaTTTACCCGCGGAACTGCTGACGGGACATCGTGAGCGCTTCCGGACTGCCTTTGGGCAGCTCTCAAAGTTCTACGATGAATCACGGAGTTTGCAATACTTCATGACGCTCATCACGGTGCCCCAGCTACCGTCGCATGCTCCAAATTTCTCCTCCCAAGTTGATTTTGGGGAATATCAAGCACCCGTTGTTGTGATCCCGGATCAAGAGCCCGAGCCTGATGTTGAGGAGTTTGTGGATAATCTCGTGGATATGACGGTGCAACAGCAACGACCGCACGAAGTTGAGCAACCACCGCCACCACCGGCagttgattttgaaaaattaatcatcgAAAGGGACGAATTAATTAGGCATTTGCAATTGGAAGTTGATCGTCTGGGGCGTACGGTTAAGAGTTGCAATGTGGAAAATCGGGAGCTACAGACACGGTTTGAGGAGCAAATGGCCACGATGCATTCAGAGCTGGCACAGGCACAGGATGAGATGGAGCTGATAAAGATGCAAAAGGAAGAGCTTGAATTGAAAGCTGAAACTGCACCAACATTGGAGCAGAAGGCCATTGCGGAGGAGGAACGTGCAAAAGCGAGTGAGGAGAAATTTCAGAAATTGAAAACAATGTATGGTCAAATACGGGATGAGCATGTGAAGCTCCTGAGGCAACATGGAGAGGTGAGTAAGCAACTTGCAACGACGTCAAAGATGATTTCGGATGTTACCAAAGAGAAGGAAGAATTGAGGTGCAAACTCGAAGATTTGGAGCATGAGCAGGCAAAAGCGGAGGAACATCTGCAGCAGAGCTCCAATGTGGTGCGTCAGGAGAATGAGGAATTGCAGGCAAAATTCAAGGAGCTTCAGGAGAAATTTGAAGATATGGAAGCAAGTAGATCAGCTGAAATTGCCGAATTGCGAATAACATGTGAGAACTTGAGTAAATCCATGGAGGAGGCAAAGATTGAGAATGAACAACTACAGACAGCAAGGGAGGATCTAAGTGGTGAGAAGGAATCTCTCACTGCGAATTTGGATGCACTCAAAGCCAGTCATGTTGAGGAAATTGGTAATTTGCAGAAGGAGATTGAGCATCTAAGGGTGGAGCTTGAGAAGGGTTCCAAAGAGACGACGGAGCTGCAGGAGGATTTTGAGAAACAAATTGCAACGCTGCAGAGTGAAAAGGATGAGCTGGATGCGAAATTAGCTGAAGTGCTGGTGGAGCGAGAGAAGGAAGTTGAGGTGCTAAATTGTAAATACAGCGAAGAAGTCAAGAAGGGTGAAGAGCTCAAGGCAGAACTCGAGGAGACGATTAAACAAGTTGAAGATGAGAGAGAAGCACTCAAAACAGATAAAGAGAATCTTTGTCAGGAGATTGAAGGCCTTAAAAATGATCTACAAAGTAAATCCGAAGAAATGGAAAGCATCCAGGGGACTCTGGAAGCACAGCTGAGTAAAGCAAAGGGCGAAATTGAGGCACTCAAGGGTAATATTGAGGACATTAAAACTAAACACGAG cttctcGTGCAGAACTACGATCGTCTGATGTTGGAAAGATCTGATAGGGAATGTGATTTGCAAGATTTACTTCATCAACAGACCGAATTGGAGGAGAAGCACGTTGCAACATTGGAGACCGTTGGGAATCTCGAGGCTGCCCTCAAGGATGCTCAAATTCACGGAGAAGTCGTTGTACGATCACTCCTGGAGGCGTGCATCAAGTCCAGCGAGGCATTGGCAACAAGGGCTGTTTCTGAGGATGAATTCAGCAGTGGACCAGCCGGAAGTGCCGCCTACTTTGGGCTCTTGGCCGAAGAACTCACGGATGTGCTGACAAAATTGGGAATTGGGCATGAGCAGTATGTGGCGGATAATTCAAGTGTTGAGACATTTGCGCGCAAAATTATCATGGCGGGACACCTCATGGCAACCGTTCAAATGCAAGGAGCCATCGTCTGTAGCTCCACGTCTGACATTGAATATGGAGAAC AAATTGCTGAAGAACTCAAAAATTGGTACAATAAGCATCACGTGGGGCTTTTTGAGAGTCTCCTCAGTACAAAGGACACTGCAGTTGCTGCAAATTGCCTCAGTGAGACCAAGACACACCTCCAGGCAATTGCTGAACGTGTTGGGGCATTGAGTAAGAAGTTGGATCCAACGGAAAATATCGGGGATATGTTTGAGCAGGAGCTATCGAGTATGGATAAGGCCATTGAGGAGGCAGCTACGCGCATTGAGGAGATGCTGTCGGCGTCTCGGGCATCGGATTCGGGTGTGAAGTTGGaggtgaatgaaaaaattctcgaTGCATGCACATCCCTCATGCAGGCCATACGGGTGTTGGTGCAGAAATCGCGTCTTGTACAGGGAGAAATTGTTGCCGTGGGCAAGGGTACGGCGACAGCAAAGGAATTCTACAAGAGGAACCATCAGTGGACCGAAGGGCTCATTTCGGCAGCTAAGAGTGTCGCACAGGGGGCTAATTTCCTCGTTGTGGCTGCCAATAAGGCGGTATCGGGTGATGCTAAGCATCAATTGGACTTGGTAGTGGCTGCACAAGAGATTGCAGCCTCCACAACGCAACTCGTGGTGGCGAGTCGTGTTAAAGCGCCCCGTGGAAGTGGGAATCTTGCTGCGCTTGGTGCTGCTTCGAAGAATGTGACACAATCAACGGCAACTGTTGTGGCAACAGCCAAGGATTGCACGAAACGCCTCGAGGATTCGCAGGATTTGGACTTGGAGAAGCTCACGGTGCATCAGGCAAAACGCATGGAGATGGAACTGAAGGTACGTGTGCTGGAGCTGGAGCAAGCTCTGGAATCCGAGAGACTTCTCTTAGCGGCATTCCggaggaaaaattatcaatcCGGCGAGGAGGGGAACAAAGTATAA